The Hevea brasiliensis isolate MT/VB/25A 57/8 chromosome 9, ASM3005281v1, whole genome shotgun sequence nucleotide sequence tttaaaaaaatttatagcctattttataatataaattagatTTACATATTGATTCGTACACTTTATAAacatactttaattaattatttatatattttaatttaataattattaaattcattcTAATTCGAAGCTTATATTAGAGTAACCTTCCAATAATAATAAGCTTAAGTTCATTTATTTATCTCTAGGAATGTCTCAGTCACATATTCATTAGTTATTGATTGTACCGCTTTATCTCTGAGTAGGAATGTCAAGATGAGTCTGGCAAATAGTTTTCCAACACATTAATTAAAAGTATGAAAAGAAAATTCTTTGGATTTGTATTATAAGTTTGTGACCAAcaatgaaaaataattatttttggaaaATACTTTTCACGAGGGCTTGGGggctataaaaaaataaaaacttacaAGTGAACCAGGGCAATTTCTGTGACTTAAAAGAGTAGAAAAATCGATTTCTAACATCTAACACGATTGTGATGAGAATTAAGACCCTTGATGGTCCAATTCCAACGTCTGTTGAATACCAATTAGTTTCCTTGGAGTAGATCGGTGTGAAAACATAGCTTGATGGAAATAATCCTTTCTTCAACCTGTCACCTCATAGTTTTATTGGAAATCAACCATGAAACTTGCCTGCTTAATACATTCTGAAACTGATAGACTGAACATTGGTTATTTGGAATTGTTGTTTACACGATAACAAGCAAACACAGAAAGGAATTCCATGGAAAATTATCACTTTTGTCTCTGTTCCAGAAATTCTTTACTTTTAAGAAACTCAACAAATTTGTGAATATAACACTCTTGATTTCCAAATATCTCTGCAGCTTCACTCGTTCTCTCTCTTAACTTTCTCCCCTCCTCAGATGCCATGGCTAGCCTCAAAGCCTTGGCAACACCAACCCTGGTAAATGACACATTTTCACTTCTCTCTACTTCCACACCCAAACCCTTCTCAACCAAAAGCCTTGCATTCAAAGGCTGATCAATGATAAATGGTAGCAGAACAAGGCTGTGACCAAATTACAGTGTTTCAATGATAGAACCCCACCCAGAGTGAAACAATGATCCCCCAATTGATGGGTGTCCCAAAATTACTATCTGCGGTGCCCATCCCAACCTAACGATGCCTTGCCCACTTGTCCGTTCGCCAAATCCTGAAGGCAAGGCTTCAAGATCATGAATTGCCCAACTGGGTTCTCTCAGTGCCCATAGAAATGGCAACCCAGATATATCTTGAAACTGATCTAAAATATACAATTCCCCTTGTCCCACTCACTCTTGAAACTGATCTTCACGTGCTTGAAAGTCGGCTCCCTCAGTAGCTATTAGATTCTTACAGAAGAAACTGAAACCCTTTGGGCTTTGGCCTCCCTCAGCCTGTGGGTTGTGGCCACCATaacaaaatcaaaataattaCTATATGATAAAGTTCAAAGCAAACAGTGAACCGATTTGCCATAATTGCTAATTGctatgcttttttttttcctcctcttACAATTCTTGTTGGCCTTCAAGTTTGCTTACGTAATTGATGCTAGTTTTcatgttttattttttaaattttcttaatttgaACATTTTCAACAGAAAATACGTAATTATATCATGTGATGTATATGTCACTATCACAAAACATATGGAGGATGGAGAAGGCAAATTTGATATTTGCTTTGAACAAGAGAACTAGGCATAAAACACGTGCAGTAGATTAACGTTAGAGTTTCTATGGGCTTACAAAACGTGAAAAGTTGATCTTCCAAAACCTGGCCAAACTTTCCCCCCCCATTTTCGTTAGGAAAATGATTCCTTCAACTCAATTATCTCTATCTCATCGATTGAATTCCAATTGAGATATATAAAATCTATTCTCCTGAAAACATttcattaaaatattaatattttctaTAAATATTAAGTAAAATAAACAGGCATGACTAACAAACCTAAAAGAAAGTGAAAGGATTAATTAAGCATGAATATCTTCACTTTTATGAATTTATTTGCCCGTGGACTTGCTGAGGTAAAATTGTCAACAGAAAGAAACAAGCATGCATTGTATTATCATAAATATAACAACTTTTACAAATCAGAAGAAAAAATAGCTTGATATATTtgcaaataattatttttattatattttgcaCAAGCACACAGTGGAGTTATGAAGTAGGCTCTTGATTATTTGTCTCTCAAAATAAGAACTGGAGTAATTACTTCATCCTTTTGCAACTCCATTTTTCAAGAACTCAACAAACATATTAATGTAATAGTTCTGATGCAAATTATGATTCCCAAAAACTTGAGCTGCCTCCTTAGCATGCATCCGATATTTCTCCCCTTCCTCAGAGACCATAGCTATTCTCAGGGCCTTTGCTATGCATTTCCTGCTAAAAACCTGTTCTTCGCTTCTCTCTACTTCCACAGCTCTCCTTTTTCAACAGAAACCTAGCATTCAAAGGTTTGATCAGCCGTCATTGGCAAAACAAAACAACAAATCTCTATCACAGAACCTAACCCAGAATGAAACAGTGATCCCCCAATTGATGGGTGTGCCAGAATTTCCATCTGTGGTGCCCATCCTATGCACACAATTCCTGTCTTACTCGTGCGCTGACCAAAACCTGAAGGTAAAGCATCGAGATCTTTGTTTGCCCAACTGGGTTTCCTGAGAGCCCATAGAAATGGCAATCCTGATAGCTCTAGCCCGTAAGCTATCTCATAAACCTGATCTTTTGTCAGTTTGCACTCGCTGCCAAATCCCACAAACACAACCGACTTATGCTTCTGTTTGTCGAGCCAATTGAAAATGTTTCTCCATGACTCATCAATGAATTGTGTTTTTTCTGGTATCAATTGAGGGAGTAAACCTACTGGAATCACTGGTTTTCCAATCAATCACCAGAAGCTATACTTTCACATTGCAACTATTCCGAATATTAAGTGGGAAATGATAGGCCTAGCAAATTAAAGAAATTCTTTACATTCAAATCAACTTTCAGAaactaccaaaaaaaaaaaaaaaggaacattAAGTCTCAGAACTATGCAGAATCCCCATTTCAAAACAGTATAGATTGCCACTACAAAAGCCACTCCAGCCACACCAAATCGAGTTGGTGTGCCCATATACTACCAACTACAAAGTAAACCTTTATAGAGATTCTTCTCAGTTTAACTTGAAGGCAACCTACCCTCCGTTTCACACACTTCAATATCTTGAAAGATCTGTGATGAAAAGAATCAACTATATGTTACATGTGAGTGAATCCCAATATACCCAGTGACTTCTTTTCTTCATTCCCTATAGACTCTGATGGGTTCTATATATTTATGAAGAAAATGGGAATCATAGAGTATCGGACAATCCTCAAGGATCAGGATTGAATTTTACAGATTCCCCCCAGATAAGCTCTTTGATATTTTCCTCGGTAAATGTTGGCTGCTCAAAATCAAAGATGAAAGGCCTTGGGCAAACAGGCTCCTCGTTGATATCATGAAGTGGTGCCAAGTAAGGATGGCGCAGTGCCCCATCAACTTCAGACCAccaggaaggaaaaaaaaaaaaaaaaaaggaaaagtctTCATCAACAACCAAAGTAcaccaattctaagcatttaatagAACTTAAAAAGCCTCCATAGTAAAACATTATATTCAAATTGTTCATCAATTATATGATTCACTAAATGAGCATAACCAATATCGCACATAGTATTCCACAGCACGCACACACTTCCATTAATAGCACAACTCCAAAGCAGAtggatgtcgacaccatattttggccgatcaccgaagtcaataaactttgaaaatcGACCCTCGACTGACATTCCTCGGTTACAAGTAACTTGATTAGAAAATGAACCGATCCTGCATCTAGTCgaatgttttccgatctctcaattAAGGAGATCACACCAATATCAGGTCCCCACGCcattcaatcacatttccgatctctcgtcaaaggaaATCAAACCAGCATCAGGTCtccgtgccatccagtcttatttccgatctgccctttataaatattatggataatcgtctaataaagttaaggtttcagtccgacttaatggtgttttcgatcttaaatgttcaaatcaagttttcaattttaatgatctaaagttctatCCGGTGTTTGGTCTAGGCTCAGGCCGATCTCATGGTTACAATGTtcttccgacctcttatacttagattaataatcgctgtTAAGTTTGATGTCCCAATACGTTCAAGCAATCAAGCATTCATGCAATTTGGATACTTTCCgagctcatcaagaaattgaacaaaagggatttcatttcatatcaaaataaaatacaagtcattcggctggaggatcaccccagcCTGTTTTACATTTCGCtcaatctctctctctccttcagtttcctcctcgctctcctcttcgtcttgaggagccagatccaccatccacgAGAAGTCTTCCTTGGGGTAACGCCTTTTAAGCTCAGCCAGAAGATCGCAgtgggcattcacataggcaccagcttccctcgttatagcctcttcttctttcgctctgaTCTCTTCGGCAAGGCGAGCAACGTCAGCAGTTCGGAGCGCCCGAACTTCCTCAAGTTCACGAGCCTAATCGGAAAACTtatcctcataggatttcatccgacccTCGATTTCAGCAATGTAGTCATGAGtggatgaaagttgggcttggGCAGAAGCTGCGTCCTGAACCGCTTTTAGAATTTCTTGCCTCAGAATacgagccttttccctgattatatgctggttcaccaggctctcTACACTCAAACTCATCGTCTGGGCCAAGAGATCGTCAATACTACTCGGGATCAGCCTGTTCCGATCCTCCTGGaggcagatggaagctcccagaaccttgGCCAAGCCCGGGTTCTCCCGAACTGATCGGTTCCTCTCTAAGgaatgaatgaggacctgggcgccTCGAGACAGGGTCCTCACAGTAGGTTGGGAAGGCCCGCCTTCCGCACTAGAAGgaacaggtggaggtggtggctcttcttgtcgaggaggagaAGGAGCCACTTCTACTTCCGAGACCGGTTGCCTCGTAGGTCGGGACGAGTCTCCCGGCACTTCTCCTGAATCCCGCCCTGGCGTCTGTGATGTCGCGGCAATCTTCATTTCTCGCACCTTCTGGGAGACTTCTCttttccgcttccggctctcctttgcGCCTTCGCCTCCAGCCATTTCTGCACAGAAAAACAGTTAGTGAAATTAACTAAGTCAGgagactaaagatttaggttataccggTCCCGGGTCCGAGGTCAAAGAGCTGCAGTTCATAGTTTTCGTTGGCGACCATCCGCATCAGCCACCATCTTAGTTCGGCCATAATAGCGTATAGGCACGAGTACTTTtaagtggccgcctgatcctttaattccattaccatggcaccTTCGTCCCTACTCGgggcgatcttctttggaattGCTAGGCCCAGATGCaaccagctacgtgggaaaccctcaaaaccgttcggaatcttgctcctcaaaataaagaagcgattcttccaatttttcaatgAAGAggagagatcggtaaaaagcctacAGTGCGGTTTGGcttgaaagaaccaatactcgtcatcctttcgacgagtaagtctatgcagctcggcaaaaaCCTTTGCTGTGAGCTCGAGCTTCTTGGCTtggcataagcctctgaaagtcaccagaattcgccatgagtttggatgtacttgggctatacatacgtAGTAAAATTTCAAAACGTCCTTGAACAAGTTGTCAAGAGGAAGCCGAAgctcggcttttaattgctcttcatatatcatgatcgcatcactttcttcaaagaagtgatcggttcagagatcgccatggcatctgataagcttgTATGAGTCGgtcgaaggttgtactcttggctaatcgactgcagatcggtttcttggagGATTGACGGCAACTCATCaacgggaagattttctctccctgaggaaTGTGTTcgtcttgatggtgctgcttgaccacgggctgaaaCAGAGGTCGTAGGAGGCTCAGGGCGCCCACTCGACCTAATCACCTCAACTTCATCCGATGACCACGAGACATGGACGGAAGGAGAGCTCGCCGCTCTctaaccctcggcaccgctcattttcaaagaaatgaaagaagtttaactaagagaaagatcaaaacccttaccggaatgtgatcggcgtcagaagaacttgaagaaacgagagaattttagAATCGCTCGCGAAGTGCTGAAAATAACACAAGGGAGCAACTgactgacccttcccctatttatacccgtctgagcattcaatgctcacagtgtcccaagcgacgcatcagTTAGCGGAATCAGCCctcttttctgacacgtcgcagGAAAATTCCAGAAACACCATAAATAAAATAAGAGGAGATCAGCTGGCTGAGATAGTCAGATTAAGgcgaaaggtcagattacatcatttgggcgatctcaagagatcggattacattattaagaacctttaaataacatatcacatcatttgggcgatctctaaaagatcggcactacatcctacctagtaaagacctatgtcaaagcctagtcttgtagctgaatcaaaagatgtgtttgatcagaaagccagccataggcatcggatagatgtgcagctcaaatggagtgactatgactctcatgatgatgggaggagtcatcgtcgatgtcatcgacagAACCAAGCTGCAGTCaggacgcccaatgtggtgaggagccaaatgaacttcaagaggcggtcaccgatattTAGAggaaaattagcagtcttctcgcccgaaatcagttcaccGATCATATCGGTAGACCGACTCGAGATCGACAAGATCGatattttcgatcttgatcggcaaattagtccggttctctaactgtcatcagatgtggttatcatgattctccgatcaccgggatcgtaaattttcagtcgaggaacaaagagaacaatcggaaaaagatcaaaagcggtcaccatggccgggattgttgccggagaaactagaacaggagaagtgagaaatggaaaaaggagaaatggaatgtgggagagattccccgctgaggcatatatatatataggaggcCTGAACATTTATTACTTACGGAAACCGAAGCAGATGCAtcggtaaccgaagaattaaatgctttgactgaggcaGCTCAGATGTAGGGGAAGGTTCtaaaatgggagagatcgggaaaggggcccgatatgagagatcggaaaagcgtCATAAtggagagatcggaaggaatggGAGATCAGAAAGCAAGGAGAGGATGAGACAATTTCCAATAACCCtctacataatcagagccgaggtagttaaagcgttgcaggcgtgatcaaatcttcaccgcacgcctcatttgcagaatcgcccacattgctgacaggcgCCCAAAACAGTTATGACAGTTCTGTACATCGCAATCCTCACCGTTGATCACACTTACAAGGACAGACTCGGAGCCCTTAGATCAAAAACAGACGACAGGACCGgcaccttttattcccagccctcggatccttCTTGTAAGAAAggatcctgagccgttggattagaaagagaaaggacagatattctggaTGAAATCccagccgtccattttgattctttttaattctcaggcatcggattatgtccttttaaatccaaaccttctGTCTCCCCAAggggagatcctgacccttcgttgggagcacccgttccctataaatacctgcatgcaatactgtagtagggacggacgaaaaaaaaggtggtggtgattatagtggaaaggctctgaaatataattcagtcttgctgctttgccattctaagcttacataaaatagagaaacttcagaaactagttttcttgagTATCTCCATTGATAAGAGTTTTCGGACCCTGAaatatttcattttcagtttgttcatcattCTATTATTGCCATCCCGTCTACATCACCCCAAATATCAACACATTATTCTTTCTGCCTGATCTTGTTCTAACCTGGTTTTCGTCGCTTAGGCTCTACTGCATCTCAACCCGACTCTTGCAACCTCAAAGTGAGCATTGGTCCCTATATCGCCTGCCTTCAACGCAACAATATTCGTGATCTCCTGAGTCAGTTTGATAGCCTTGACTTCGCACAGGTAAGTGTTTAGACTGTCACCTTGCCGAACGCTCGGGCTTTACCTTCTATGCTTTTATTCTAGTAATTTTCATTAAGTTCAATTATCCTAAAGATCCCCACGTATATCTTTCAGGTCGATAGTTATTCTCTCGAGTTTACTTTTTTATTATTCATCAGTTCACGTTATTTAGTTATTCTTAGCTTTTATTTCCTTCGAATATAGGTATCCCCGTTACGGGTAACTTGTAGGTAagttgataaaatgttggtagcagtATCTCAACATGAGAGTTtctttgaataaaaaaaaataatcaaagaGTGAATAGGGAATCAGGAGAAAAGTCACGAGGTTGGGCTACTAAACAAGTCTAGGAAATAGCATATTAGCGGGGATCGAGATAGGACCCCAGACTGGTAACCGAAAGAGATCAGATGTAGCCAGCCAAAGAGTTCGGACAAGAGAGTCGTAtacgagatcggtgaaaagctcggtcttaaaccgaatactttaagaggtcgggggagagttcttacccgatcctcattcaaacaaaaacggagatcggaggagagttcttatccgagatccctcaTTAAGAATTTcaaaccaaatactttaagaggtcggggagagttcttacctgatcctcagtcAAATAAaagcggagatcggaggagagttattatccgagatccttcatttaaatttttgaaccaaagaggtcgggggagagttcttacctgatcctcaatcAGATAAaagcggagatcggaggagagttcttatccgagatccttcaccaaattttaaaccaaacaccctaagagatcgggggagagttcttacctgatcctcagtcAAATAAAAAGCGGAGATCGGAGgatagttcttatccgagatccttcaccaaattttaaaccaaacaccctaagagatcgggggagagttcttacctgattctcacctcaattaaaacagggagatcagaagagagttcttatccaaaatttcccactcaaaactcttaataaagtatatctagagatcgggagaagttCCCTGCcagagctctcttaacaaaattcaaactaaataacatGACCCTAATACACGAGACTACCTCACTCAAACacttattcactaaagggccacctcacgaacttgtgttcctgggcaacccaaaatgagtgaaatatcaaacattcatttattttgcacaaaggattaacatcatcactactccaaccccctaattacccttttaatttataGAAGAGCATGACATTAACTTTATttgccctcattgagggacgaggcggggtgcctaacaccttccccgcccgtgtaCGGACCCCGAagctagaatctctgtttttaaactggtttcttttaatttattttcacaaatggttttctttaatttccctcaaaattaaggtggcgactcctcacttttcccacttcagtgaagagCTTTCGTTCAGGCGAGCGCAAAATACTTTGCGACAATGGAGAATGTTTTAATTTGTGTCAATTATATACATAATTTTTAACATTGTTGTCAACTGTAGCCAATCACCAAGGGTATATGGTAAAACTCCCCAATTAGTAATGAGGCATATATTTGTAGAAAAAAGTTTCCATTTTAGCATCTAATATGACTCAATCAAGTGTAAAGAAAAATCTGAATATTTTCACCACGTACTCTCTTTACCCTTCCTCCTTCATGTTAAATATGccgtatcacattttgcattaatCTCTAAATCTCAACTTGCCACTACATTAAccaaaatagagagagagagagagagagagagagagagagagagagagtcaatATGCCAGATCACACCGAACTTTACCTGTAATGCGCCTGTTTGGATCAAAGACTAGCATCTGCTCTAACAAATCAACAGCACCTGGGGACATATTAGGAAATCTAGCGGCAAAATTTTGCCTTGGGTATTGAGGAAGCTGCCTAACATATCTTCGAGCATTATCACTTCGTAGGAAGCCAAGGCTGGAGTCATCCGGTGAACCAATGAGCTATAGAAATAGAAAATTTGATACATAAGTTATTTTACTGTAAGTAATCCACACAGTAATAGAGAAAAGGTAATCTCATATCTCAATAAGCCAACTATGCATTTCATTTTTTTGGTGCATGTTAACAGTGAGAAGGCACACAACCAGTACTGACCCAAGAATCTCCAGGCAACAATGGCACATAAGGGGAAAGAAAAAGAATTTAGGTCTTTGACCacaaacaaaaagaaaatacTTTCATTTAGACAAACAGCAGCAAGGATACTCTAGATAAGATTTGCTGAGCAGTGTCCAAAAAAATACCTCTGTTATAAGCCTCAGCTGATGAACATAGTCTTTACCAGGAAACAAGGGTTGTATTGTCATGATTTCACCTAGTATACAACCCACTGACCATATATCAATTGCTGCAGTGTACTCTGAACAATTAAGGAGTAATTCTGGTGCCCGATACCAACGAGTAACAACACACTCGGTCATAAAATCTGTTTCGGATGTTGTTCTTGCAAGACCAAAGTCTACAATCTTAAGGTCACAATTAGCATTCAGAAGCAGATTGCTAGGTTTGAGATCACGATGCAAAACATGTGCTGAATGTACATATTTGAGCCCTCGCATTAACTGATAAAGAAAATACTGCAAAAGGAACAATAACATAAACGCATTTAGTAAATTAtgcttataaaaatttcagtaacAATTACCAACTATAACATATATTAGGTTGAGAATTTGCTTCATTGTAACAATTATGTTATGTGCGAGGATAGAACTAATTAGAGGGGTAAAATAAgaatgaaaat carries:
- the LOC131182926 gene encoding mitogen-activated protein kinase homolog MMK2-like, translated to MESSSGPGEHNIRGIPTHGGRYVQYNVYGNLFEVSRKYVPPIRPVGRGAYGIVCAAMNSETREEVAIMKIGNAFDNRIDAKRTLREIKLLRHMDHENIVALRDIIRPPQKENFNDVYIVYELMDTDLHQIIRSNQPLTDDHCRYFLYQLMRGLKYVHSAHVLHRDLKPSNLLLNANCDLKIVDFGLARTTSETDFMTECVVTRWYRAPELLLNCSEYTAAIDIWSVGCILGEIMTIQPLFPGKDYVHQLRLITELIGSPDDSSLGFLRSDNARRYVRQLPQYPRQNFAARFPNMSPGAVDLLEQMLVFDPNRRITVDGALRHPYLAPLHDINEEPVCPRPFIFDFEQPTFTEENIKELIWGESVKFNPDP